Proteins from a single region of Bdellovibrio svalbardensis:
- a CDS encoding site-specific tyrosine recombinase, with protein MELPLWIDFFDELQNVRGRSQNTVMAYRRDLELYIEYSKTNKSVPGFYEFMKKHKLSTRSQARVVSSLRTYFKYCETRGQTCPELRELKPPKVKVGLPKVLTPQEFQQLFDAAETNDPVKTARNQLTLLFLYGLGCRVSELISLNVADFNATDRWIKVLGKGSKERLVPLTEKLAEELTKYLRDSRPALMKENSPSILINDRGHRPSRVDVWRWLAAWSLRAGFAEPVNPHRFRHGCATALLESGADLRSIQMLLGHASIQTTQIYTNVTTNTMTRTIEEHHPLSQLQEVDK; from the coding sequence ATGGAATTACCTCTTTGGATCGACTTCTTTGATGAGCTTCAGAATGTACGAGGGCGTTCTCAAAACACGGTGATGGCATATCGTCGTGATTTGGAACTCTATATCGAGTACTCAAAAACCAACAAATCCGTGCCGGGCTTTTACGAGTTTATGAAAAAGCATAAACTTTCAACTCGTTCACAAGCACGTGTTGTTTCCTCCCTGCGCACTTATTTTAAGTACTGTGAAACTCGTGGGCAAACTTGTCCTGAGCTTCGCGAATTAAAGCCGCCGAAGGTGAAGGTAGGCCTTCCTAAAGTTCTGACTCCTCAAGAGTTCCAGCAACTTTTTGATGCAGCAGAAACCAATGATCCAGTGAAGACAGCGCGCAATCAACTGACCTTGCTCTTCTTGTATGGTTTGGGTTGTCGTGTGTCTGAGTTGATTTCTTTGAATGTCGCTGACTTTAATGCCACGGATCGTTGGATCAAAGTTTTAGGGAAGGGAAGCAAAGAGCGTTTGGTTCCTTTGACTGAAAAACTGGCAGAAGAATTGACAAAGTATCTTCGTGACTCGCGCCCAGCTTTGATGAAAGAGAATTCTCCGTCAATCTTGATCAATGATCGCGGACATCGCCCTTCACGTGTTGACGTGTGGAGATGGTTGGCGGCTTGGTCATTGCGAGCGGGCTTTGCAGAACCTGTGAATCCACATAGATTCCGCCATGGTTGTGCGACGGCTTTGCTGGAAAGCGGTGCGGATCTTCGTTCGATCCAGATGTTGCTGGGACATGCTAGTATCCAAACCACACAGATCTATACGAATGTAACAACGAATACGATGACTCGCACAATTGAAGAGCATCATCCGTTATCGCAGTTGCAGGAAGTTGATAAATAG
- a CDS encoding slipin family protein — MEFLIALVVVGGIIISSMVKILNDWERGVVLRLGRAVGVRGPGLILLIPFIERMIKIDTRTLAMDVPPQDVITKDNVSMQVNAVVYFKVVSPLEAITKIEDYYFATSQLSQTTLRSVMGQYPLDDILVHRDMINGALQEILDKHTEAWGVKVSMVEVKQIDLPKEMQRAMAREAEAERERRAKVISAEGEVQRAERLAKASNTLAGSPSALQLAYMQTLTEIAGDKSNTILFPLPMDLLKPFMQLENKN; from the coding sequence ATGGAGTTCTTAATAGCATTAGTTGTAGTTGGTGGGATCATCATCTCATCCATGGTGAAGATTCTGAATGATTGGGAACGTGGTGTGGTTTTAAGACTGGGCAGAGCCGTGGGTGTACGTGGGCCGGGCTTGATTCTTTTAATTCCTTTCATCGAACGAATGATCAAAATCGACACACGTACTTTGGCGATGGACGTTCCTCCACAAGACGTCATCACAAAAGACAATGTCAGCATGCAAGTGAATGCCGTGGTTTATTTTAAAGTGGTTTCGCCTCTTGAGGCGATCACGAAAATTGAAGACTATTACTTTGCAACAAGCCAGCTTTCGCAGACCACTTTGCGTTCCGTGATGGGGCAATATCCTTTGGATGATATCCTCGTTCACCGCGATATGATCAATGGGGCTCTTCAAGAGATTCTTGATAAGCACACGGAAGCTTGGGGCGTAAAAGTCTCAATGGTGGAAGTAAAACAGATCGACTTACCAAAAGAGATGCAAAGAGCGATGGCTCGTGAAGCGGAAGCAGAGCGTGAGCGTCGTGCGAAAGTCATCAGTGCGGAGGGTGAGGTGCAGCGTGCTGAAAGATTGGCCAAGGCGTCAAACACATTGGCGGGGTCGCCATCAGCATTACAATTGGCCTATATGCAAACCCTGACTGAAATCGCAGGAGATAAGTCGAATACGATCTTGTTCCCGTTGCCAATGGATTTGCTAAAACCGTTCATGCAGTTGGAAAACAAAAACTAG
- a CDS encoding SpoIID/LytB domain-containing protein has protein sequence MRIIWAFIGFLSVLFLSIPDAQSAASPQNQELVRVRLMTINKKIQLTGMSLKFQNLAQPFRPVAIPQNGQAEVRLLEKNGKYFWALRLNNQEREHLFTEKYLMVQGEDLRVGAQSLPARVLLTPNGNQKVDVIGVVPLDEYIVGVLSSEMPTSWPMETLKAQAVAIRSYTLAVIEERKDRPYHVESSVMDQVFRHVMGEDENDAKVKRAIQAVADTQGIRLYGPNEKVLKAFYHADCGGKTTTAKNVWKGGVDAGVAVDSSCPTGPHAQWNLKMTKEDLKKRLHLVDFTSLALVKAKGDSRVQSVQVAMTDGTRKMISANDFRQAMGYQDLRSTSFDIKEEGDQVVFSGRGFGHGVGLCQWGSRVLGQRGAKFQEILKHYYPLARLK, from the coding sequence GTGCGAATCATTTGGGCCTTCATTGGTTTTTTGAGCGTTTTGTTTCTATCCATCCCAGACGCCCAATCTGCGGCATCCCCGCAAAATCAGGAACTTGTCCGTGTTCGCCTGATGACCATCAATAAAAAGATTCAACTCACCGGGATGAGTCTTAAGTTTCAAAACTTGGCCCAACCCTTCCGACCTGTTGCCATTCCTCAAAACGGCCAAGCTGAAGTTCGCCTTTTGGAAAAAAACGGAAAGTATTTTTGGGCCTTAAGATTGAACAATCAAGAGCGTGAGCATCTGTTTACTGAAAAGTATTTGATGGTGCAAGGTGAAGACCTTCGCGTGGGAGCGCAAAGCCTGCCGGCTAGAGTTCTGCTAACACCCAATGGAAATCAAAAAGTCGATGTGATTGGTGTAGTCCCTTTGGATGAATATATCGTGGGAGTACTATCCAGCGAAATGCCCACGTCGTGGCCGATGGAAACCTTAAAGGCCCAAGCCGTGGCGATTCGCTCCTACACATTGGCAGTTATCGAGGAACGCAAAGATCGTCCTTACCATGTTGAAAGCAGTGTGATGGATCAGGTTTTCCGCCATGTTATGGGTGAGGATGAAAACGATGCTAAGGTAAAAAGAGCGATTCAAGCCGTGGCGGATACGCAAGGTATTCGTCTTTATGGGCCGAACGAGAAAGTACTCAAAGCCTTCTATCATGCTGACTGCGGCGGTAAAACCACCACCGCAAAAAATGTTTGGAAGGGGGGCGTGGATGCCGGTGTTGCCGTCGACAGCTCTTGTCCGACGGGGCCCCACGCTCAATGGAATTTGAAAATGACCAAAGAAGATTTGAAAAAGCGTCTTCACCTTGTCGACTTCACTTCGTTGGCGTTGGTAAAAGCAAAAGGGGATTCGCGAGTTCAATCAGTGCAAGTGGCTATGACAGATGGAACTCGCAAGATGATCTCTGCCAATGATTTTCGCCAAGCCATGGGCTATCAAGATTTGCGCAGCACTTCTTTTGATATCAAGGAAGAAGGGGATCAAGTGGTCTTTTCAGGACGTGGCTTTGGTCACGGTGTTGGGCTTTGTCAGTGGGGAAGCCGTGTTCTCGGGCAGCGCGGAGCAAAATTTCAAGAGATTCTAAAACATTACTATCCGCTCGCTAGACTTAAGTAA